DNA from Verrucomicrobiia bacterium:
CCGTCCGAGCGGAAACTAGCAGCCGCATGAGCTCTTCTGCGTTTCGCGGAGGACCTCTTCGACGGCATCCCGGGTTTGCCCGGTGCGTCTTTGGATCCGACCCACCAGCTCCTCCTCTTTGCCTTCGACGAACTGCAGGTCGTCGTCCGTGAGTTGGGCCCACTTCTGCTTCAGCTTACCCTTGGCGAT
Protein-coding regions in this window:
- a CDS encoding CsbD family protein; the encoded protein is MNTLTIKGDWNIAKGKLKQKWAQLTDDDLQFVEGKEEELVGRIQRRTGQTRDAVEEVLRETQKSSCGC